In Leptospira harrisiae, a genomic segment contains:
- a CDS encoding tetratricopeptide repeat protein, which translates to MFRSILIGILFVTATFAQSSSDRLAFAFRSQASLDPLRMIVVGEVVGIEKASYYEVDTLSQELEVDTRPDTVTIKVADPKGIRVGQTLYLLEKNQDHKTFRDGNIVGMITVKSVYQTTFFGWQVRGEGYLRLIEDRPVTAARLLDTTKYDEAFMAKKKGDHYFAKGQMEEALRMYKHSVSLDQGSPDSHYALGKAHWKDGEGYVSTAFEYSMAWKNRERFSNAQERLLFLVDYLRFLTFYFKVEGKENKKQLDLMPQVAKEARTLYPKNYEVWLYSFETSFLNLLHSNMTDTGVDGRKKREEWSERSEEYLQKAYSIRKSDYYLHKLACEFYNLKWKETRGSIKETDYRNKLIEHGKLLRLYYTGETTLSEDLLNAIRLAEKQSGSL; encoded by the coding sequence ATGTTCCGTTCCATTTTAATTGGTATTTTATTTGTTACGGCAACTTTTGCCCAATCTTCATCTGATCGATTGGCATTTGCTTTTCGTAGCCAGGCATCACTTGACCCTCTTCGAATGATTGTTGTCGGAGAGGTTGTAGGAATTGAAAAAGCCAGCTACTATGAAGTGGATACACTTTCGCAAGAATTGGAAGTGGATACAAGACCAGATACAGTGACTATCAAAGTGGCTGATCCCAAAGGAATTCGTGTGGGACAAACTTTGTATTTATTAGAAAAAAACCAAGACCACAAAACCTTTCGTGATGGAAACATTGTGGGAATGATCACTGTAAAATCAGTTTACCAAACTACATTTTTTGGGTGGCAAGTTCGCGGGGAAGGGTATTTGCGACTCATTGAAGACCGTCCAGTAACAGCTGCAAGATTATTAGATACAACAAAATATGATGAAGCCTTTATGGCGAAAAAGAAAGGTGACCATTATTTTGCCAAAGGGCAAATGGAAGAAGCCTTAAGGATGTATAAACATTCCGTTTCCCTTGATCAAGGATCACCTGATTCCCATTATGCACTTGGAAAAGCTCATTGGAAAGATGGAGAAGGATATGTTTCAACAGCATTCGAATATTCGATGGCCTGGAAAAATAGGGAACGATTCTCGAATGCCCAAGAAAGGCTTTTGTTCTTAGTCGATTATTTGCGTTTTTTAACTTTCTATTTTAAAGTAGAAGGGAAAGAAAATAAAAAACAATTGGATCTTATGCCTCAAGTGGCAAAAGAAGCACGCACTCTTTATCCAAAAAATTATGAAGTTTGGCTTTATAGTTTTGAAACTTCCTTTTTAAATCTTTTGCATTCAAATATGACAGATACTGGTGTAGATGGTCGCAAAAAAAGGGAAGAGTGGTCTGAACGTTCTGAAGAATACTTACAGAAAGCTTATTCAATCAGGAAATCTGATTATTATCTTCATAAACTTGCCTGTGAATTTTATAATTTAAAATGGAAAGAAACTCGTGGTTCAATCAAAGAAACGGATTACCGAAATAAACTGATCGAACACGGAAAATTGTTACGTCTTTACTACACTGGCGAAACCACTTTGTCGGAAGATCTGTTAAACGCAATTCGACTTGCAGAAAAACAATCAGGATCACTCTGA
- a CDS encoding PilZ domain-containing protein — protein MAIGRTDSMQELITILESLFEETIIGSDVNIVKHLFYYLKADNREFEFIYEEDILVAAVEEIESHTVTLMIPDLVEQGSRRARVRFEVMNINYQFEVVILDIQKEKTVIKTPTELQSYQLRTNKRIPVDDLFMNFIILFRSLTGGSREVGKNLYAESRFPHLMKEVRKDRPDSKLINVMLTEAIERISKDYEIHFFQPDEKLNEYDDFVKKTILRTGKSIYIPDCNRITSYINDPGNDVLFNYYNEYKEMGKEFGDEFALDYFESMRKHESRNFYVSYVITPIRLYEDVVGFIKVYSTAMERFTISQNQAVYIFELAEIISYVFTKIAIQHGSYETMQSTTKVVDISLDGLLFEIYDKRLFQYLKRHNIIKMFIPLNKERTMIIRGEIIRFLDKGDHYHLGVNYFSSAPDDMLYLESYLFEKSMKILSE, from the coding sequence ATGGCAATTGGAAGAACCGATTCGATGCAAGAACTCATAACGATTTTAGAATCGTTATTTGAAGAAACCATCATAGGGTCGGATGTCAACATAGTCAAACACCTCTTTTATTATCTTAAAGCAGATAACCGAGAATTTGAATTTATTTATGAAGAGGACATTCTAGTTGCAGCGGTCGAGGAAATTGAATCCCATACAGTCACTTTAATGATCCCCGACTTGGTGGAACAAGGATCAAGGCGAGCACGAGTTCGTTTTGAAGTAATGAACATCAACTACCAGTTTGAGGTAGTGATCCTCGACATCCAAAAAGAAAAAACTGTAATCAAAACTCCAACTGAGCTACAGTCTTATCAACTTAGAACCAACAAACGGATTCCAGTAGATGATTTGTTTATGAACTTTATCATTCTATTTAGAAGTTTGACAGGTGGTTCGAGAGAAGTGGGAAAAAACCTTTATGCCGAAAGCCGTTTTCCTCACCTAATGAAAGAAGTACGGAAAGATAGGCCTGATAGCAAACTCATCAATGTAATGTTAACCGAGGCCATCGAAAGAATTTCAAAAGACTATGAAATCCATTTTTTCCAGCCAGACGAAAAATTAAACGAATATGATGACTTTGTTAAAAAAACCATCCTAAGAACCGGAAAATCCATTTATATACCAGATTGTAATCGAATCACTTCTTATATCAATGATCCAGGCAATGACGTCCTCTTTAATTATTATAATGAATACAAAGAAATGGGGAAGGAATTTGGAGATGAATTTGCTTTGGATTATTTTGAATCCATGAGAAAACATGAATCTCGAAATTTTTATGTTTCTTATGTAATCACTCCCATTCGTCTTTATGAAGATGTTGTTGGATTTATAAAAGTTTACTCTACTGCTATGGAAAGATTTACAATCTCACAAAACCAAGCAGTCTATATATTTGAACTTGCCGAAATTATAAGTTACGTATTCACAAAAATTGCCATCCAACATGGAAGTTATGAAACAATGCAATCTACTACCAAAGTTGTAGATATTTCTTTGGATGGTCTTCTCTTCGAAATTTACGACAAACGTCTGTTCCAATATTTAAAACGCCACAATATCATAAAAATGTTCATTCCACTAAATAAGGAAAGAACTATGATCATCCGAGGAGAGATCATTCGATTTTTAGATAAAGGAGATCATTATCACCTTGGGGTAAACTATTTCAGTTCTGCCCCAGATGATATGTTGTATTTGGAATCGTATTTATTTGAAAAGAGTATGAAGATTTTATCAGAGTGA